A single Tenacibaculum sp. 190524A02b DNA region contains:
- a CDS encoding PspC domain-containing protein, with amino-acid sequence MILGVSDWLSSKLGWKASYIRIAFVASVIFAGVGIGLYLILWVVKIFSK; translated from the coding sequence ATGATTTTAGGAGTATCAGATTGGTTAAGTAGTAAGTTAGGTTGGAAAGCATCTTATATTAGAATAGCTTTTGTTGCTTCGGTTATATTTGCTGGAGTTGGAATAGGTTTATACTTAATTTTATGGGTTGTTAAAATTTTTTCTAAATAA